A single genomic interval of Microbacterium sp. BLY harbors:
- a CDS encoding SDR family oxidoreductase: MRIVVAGGTGVVGTPTVEAVRGAGHEAVVLSRSHGVDLVSGRGLEAALTGADAVIDVVSVETLKASTAIEFFTAATGNLLAAAAATGVGHVVLLSIVGIDRIPYDYYAGKVAQEKLVSASAVPSTILRATQFHEFAAQMFARAKAGPLHLAPRARTQPVAAREVAERLVTLAIGDAQGRVPDFAGPREEQLADMVRAYARRIGYRGWIPALNVPGPQMAGMREGKALPGPDAVRGTQTFAEWLADAVPTRAD; this comes from the coding sequence ATGAGGATCGTCGTCGCAGGAGGGACTGGTGTCGTCGGCACGCCCACGGTGGAGGCCGTCCGGGGCGCCGGTCATGAGGCCGTCGTGCTCAGTCGTTCGCACGGCGTCGATCTGGTCAGCGGGCGCGGGCTGGAGGCGGCGCTGACCGGAGCCGATGCCGTGATCGATGTCGTGAGCGTCGAGACCCTGAAGGCGAGCACGGCGATCGAGTTCTTCACCGCCGCCACCGGGAACCTCCTCGCCGCCGCCGCGGCCACCGGCGTGGGACACGTCGTCCTGCTCTCCATCGTCGGCATCGACCGGATCCCCTACGACTACTACGCGGGCAAAGTGGCCCAGGAGAAGCTGGTCTCCGCGTCCGCCGTCCCCTCCACGATCCTCCGAGCCACGCAGTTCCACGAGTTCGCCGCGCAGATGTTCGCGCGCGCGAAGGCGGGGCCGCTGCATCTCGCCCCGCGTGCGCGCACGCAGCCGGTGGCGGCCCGCGAGGTCGCGGAGCGGCTCGTCACGCTCGCGATCGGGGACGCGCAGGGTCGAGTGCCTGACTTCGCCGGCCCCCGCGAAGAGCAGCTCGCCGACATGGTGCGGGCGTACGCGCGGCGCATCGGGTACCGCGGCTGGATCCCGGCGCTGAACGTGCCCGGCCCGCAGATGGCGGGGATGCGCGAGGGGAAGGCACTGCCGGGACCAGACGCGGTGCGCGGGACGCAGACGTTCGCGGAATGGCTTGCCGACGCGGTGCCGACGCGCGCTGACTGA
- a CDS encoding siderophore ABC transporter substrate-binding protein has protein sequence MSVPRTLSATSVALVGLLALSGCASGADAEPDEKATASGTVTIEDNTGTHEITTPPTSVVALDNRTFQTLADWGIELSAGAVSLMPETVSYVKDEDVVDIGLHTEPDLEAIVAADPDLIISGQRFTQHNDAIADLVPDATIIDLEPRDGEPFDEELKRQTTVLGEIFGKEDEAEKLIEEFDAAVDRAKAAYDDSETVMAVNTSGGQIGYLAPTVGRSLGPIYDMLGLTPALQVDDATDDHQGDEISVEAIAASNPDWILVLDRDAVFAAETPDYVQAAEIIEDSEALAGVTAVKDEQIVYMPTDTYLNESIQTYTTFLNDLADALEKSADK, from the coding sequence ATGTCCGTGCCCAGAACCCTCTCCGCCACGAGCGTCGCCCTCGTCGGCCTCCTCGCCCTCTCCGGTTGCGCCTCCGGCGCCGACGCCGAGCCCGACGAGAAGGCGACCGCGTCAGGCACGGTGACCATCGAGGACAACACCGGCACGCACGAGATCACCACGCCGCCGACGTCGGTCGTGGCCCTGGACAACCGCACGTTCCAGACCCTCGCCGACTGGGGCATCGAGCTGTCCGCCGGCGCCGTCTCCCTCATGCCGGAGACGGTGTCGTACGTGAAGGACGAGGACGTCGTCGACATCGGCCTGCACACCGAGCCCGACCTCGAGGCCATCGTCGCCGCGGACCCCGACCTCATCATCAGCGGGCAGCGCTTCACCCAGCACAACGACGCGATCGCCGATCTCGTCCCGGACGCGACGATCATCGACCTGGAGCCGCGCGACGGCGAGCCGTTCGACGAGGAGCTCAAGCGCCAGACCACGGTGCTCGGCGAGATCTTCGGCAAGGAGGACGAGGCCGAGAAGCTCATCGAGGAGTTCGATGCGGCAGTGGATCGCGCGAAGGCCGCCTACGACGACAGCGAGACCGTGATGGCGGTGAACACCTCGGGCGGGCAGATCGGCTATCTCGCGCCGACGGTCGGTCGCTCGCTCGGCCCGATCTACGACATGCTCGGTCTCACGCCCGCGCTCCAGGTGGACGACGCGACAGACGACCACCAGGGCGATGAGATCTCGGTCGAGGCGATCGCCGCCTCGAACCCGGACTGGATCCTGGTGCTCGACCGCGACGCCGTGTTCGCGGCGGAGACGCCGGACTACGTCCAGGCGGCGGAGATCATCGAGGACTCCGAGGCGCTCGCCGGCGTGACCGCGGTGAAGGACGAGCAGATCGTCTACATGCCCACGGACACCTACCTCAACGAGAGCATCCAGACCTACACGACCTTCCTCAACGATCTCGCCGACGCGCTCGAGAAGAGCGCCGACAAGTAA
- a CDS encoding RtcB family protein: protein MERLSARLLSWASLIDEKTLDQAHTTSRMPFIHPHLALMPDAHLGKGATVGSVIPTLGAIIPAAVGVDIGCGMIAVRTEFRRDDLTRRDLAGLREQIERAIPLSAGRYNKKVVATAEPRIAALEERAAEADFDPESYASNWRLQLGTLGSGNHFIEVSTDELDRVWLFLHSGSRGVGNRIAGHHIAVAQRLAKQWWIDLPDPDLAYLVEGTPEFTRYIRELRWAQHFALLNREEMMDRVIRQVSEFLGSAVAEQERINCHHNFTESEMHFGKRVWVSRKGAIQADAGRPGLIPGSMGTASYVVEGLGDPLSLNSSPHGAGREYSRSAARRTFTHAQLREAMTGIEFRDTDAFIDEIPQAYKPIDRVMEDAASLVRIRHTLRQLVNVKGD from the coding sequence ATGGAGAGGCTCTCCGCACGGCTGCTGTCGTGGGCGTCCCTGATCGACGAGAAGACGCTCGATCAGGCGCACACCACCTCGCGCATGCCGTTCATCCACCCGCACCTGGCGCTGATGCCGGACGCGCACCTCGGCAAGGGGGCGACGGTCGGATCGGTCATCCCGACGCTGGGCGCGATCATCCCCGCCGCGGTCGGCGTCGACATCGGCTGCGGCATGATCGCCGTCCGCACCGAGTTCCGGAGGGACGACCTCACCAGGCGCGACCTCGCCGGCCTCCGCGAGCAGATCGAGCGCGCGATCCCGCTGTCCGCCGGGCGCTACAACAAGAAGGTCGTCGCGACGGCCGAGCCGCGCATCGCCGCGCTCGAGGAGAGGGCGGCCGAGGCCGACTTCGACCCCGAGAGCTACGCGAGCAACTGGCGGCTCCAGCTCGGCACGCTCGGCTCGGGGAACCACTTCATCGAGGTGTCGACGGATGAGCTCGACCGCGTCTGGCTGTTCCTGCACTCCGGTTCGCGCGGCGTCGGCAACCGGATCGCCGGTCATCACATCGCGGTCGCGCAGCGGCTGGCGAAGCAGTGGTGGATCGATTTGCCCGACCCCGACCTCGCGTACCTCGTCGAAGGCACACCGGAGTTCACGCGCTACATCCGTGAGCTCCGGTGGGCGCAGCACTTCGCACTGCTGAACCGCGAGGAGATGATGGACCGCGTGATCCGGCAGGTGTCCGAGTTCCTCGGCAGCGCGGTCGCGGAGCAGGAGCGGATCAACTGCCACCACAACTTCACGGAGTCGGAGATGCACTTCGGCAAGCGGGTCTGGGTGTCGCGGAAGGGTGCGATCCAGGCGGACGCGGGCCGCCCCGGACTCATCCCCGGATCGATGGGCACGGCGTCCTACGTGGTGGAGGGGCTCGGTGACCCGCTGTCGCTGAACTCCTCACCCCACGGCGCCGGACGCGAGTACTCGCGGTCGGCGGCGCGACGCACCTTCACGCACGCGCAGCTGCGGGAGGCGATGACCGGCATCGAGTTCCGGGACACGGACGCCTTCATCGACGAGATCCCCCAGGCGTACAAGCCCATCGATCGTGTGATGGAGGACGCGGCGAGCCTCGTGCGCATCCGTCATACGCTGCGCCAGCTCGTCAACGTGAAGGGCGACTGA
- a CDS encoding VOC family protein gives MALLDHLGITVGDLARGRTQFDPILTALGYERGGEDDHSVSWHAGDETEIILYSWDEDSEPHRHGRIGWQHMAFAVPSRADVDRLHDLAVEAGWSAIRGPKEYPRYSARYYASFVEDADGIRIEFMHNPPKDA, from the coding sequence ATGGCACTCCTCGATCACCTCGGCATCACCGTCGGCGACCTCGCCCGCGGACGCACGCAGTTCGACCCGATTCTCACGGCGCTCGGCTACGAGCGCGGCGGAGAGGACGACCACTCGGTCTCGTGGCACGCGGGCGACGAGACCGAGATCATCCTCTACAGCTGGGATGAGGACTCCGAGCCGCATCGTCACGGACGCATCGGCTGGCAGCACATGGCGTTCGCCGTCCCGTCCCGCGCGGACGTCGACCGGCTGCACGACCTCGCGGTGGAGGCCGGATGGAGCGCGATCCGGGGCCCCAAGGAGTATCCGCGATACAGCGCGCGCTACTACGCGTCCTTCGTCGAGGATGCCGACGGCATCCGCATCGAGTTCATGCACAACCCGCCCAAGGACGCTTGA
- a CDS encoding siderophore-interacting protein, with product MSDTKSGFTIERRGLELRFRRVSLSAREWLAPDFVRVRLSGPELAGFDSPGADDHMRLFFPSGPVDTVEEMRAAPSREYTPLAWGEDWLDVEFAVHGDQGVAAPWAATAPLGSVIGVGGPRGAAVIVGDPGSWFLAGDETAIPAIRRFAALIPAGTPARIVVETVAAGREIDIDAPVPVEWLHRGDAPAGSALASFLDALTAGDAVGHDPFVFIAAEQSIVKPGRALLARWGVDSAGAVVKGYWKRGEAEYHAPH from the coding sequence ATGAGCGATACGAAATCCGGTTTCACGATCGAGCGTCGCGGCCTCGAGCTGCGCTTCCGCCGCGTCTCGCTGAGCGCCCGCGAGTGGCTCGCGCCGGACTTCGTTCGCGTGCGCCTGTCCGGCCCCGAGCTCGCGGGCTTCGACTCCCCCGGTGCCGACGATCACATGCGGCTCTTCTTCCCGAGCGGGCCCGTCGACACGGTGGAGGAGATGCGCGCCGCCCCGAGCCGCGAGTACACCCCGCTCGCCTGGGGCGAGGACTGGCTCGACGTCGAGTTCGCCGTGCACGGCGACCAAGGGGTCGCCGCCCCGTGGGCCGCGACCGCCCCGCTGGGCTCCGTCATCGGAGTGGGCGGTCCTCGCGGCGCCGCCGTCATCGTCGGCGATCCCGGATCCTGGTTCCTCGCGGGCGACGAGACGGCGATCCCTGCGATCCGCCGCTTCGCCGCCCTGATCCCCGCGGGCACGCCGGCGCGCATCGTCGTCGAGACCGTGGCCGCGGGCCGGGAGATCGACATCGACGCTCCGGTGCCGGTGGAGTGGCTGCACCGCGGCGACGCACCCGCCGGCTCCGCGCTCGCCTCGTTCCTCGACGCGCTCACCGCGGGCGACGCCGTCGGGCACGACCCGTTCGTCTTCATCGCCGCCGAGCAGTCCATCGTGAAGCCCGGTCGGGCGCTGCTCGCGCGCTGGGGCGTGGACAGCGCCGGCGCCGTCGTGAAGGGGTACTGGAAGCGCGGGGAGGCGGAGTACCACGCCCCGCACTGA